The genomic segment TAGGGTAATTATCTCATAGGAGGTCTGAATTTCACCAGACTGTGACTATCCTTAGAGCTGGATATCATTGGAGATAATACTTTCTGTACTCTTCAGGCAAAAAAAGGCACCAAATAAATTTTATTACTAGAATAACACTAACTCCCACTGAAAAAAGTGTTAACTAAATACAAAAGTCACCTCCCATATGTTGCCATCAATTCATAAACAATGTCGGTAAGTCACACTAAATCATTTACTAGTTGGGAATCTGAGGCATACACATGTCAAGAAAATGTTCTATGGTTGGAAATTTTGCAATGATAGAtcattttctttgtattataCTATGATTCCTTAAGTGGATACAGaaaattttgattttcaaaaatttcctggagctggagagatggctcagccgttaaaggctaggctcacaaccaaaaatataaaaatttcctGTATTATGTGCAATAGTAGGAAATGTATAATAAATGATTTTAGGATACATTGGTGAAATATCTTTTTCAGTTTTGTTggggataaaaataaatatttacatagcaAACATTGTAACGGAAATTAAAACATCAAAATCTTCattaaggaaataaatatttaactgGATTAATGATTCCTATAAATAGAATACATGAGTACTACATGAAGAGTCCAGAGAAGGAAAAGATTTAAGTGACGGACAGCCTATGATCACTCCCAAGGGAGTCATGGAATGTGTTCTGGTGGGTGAAGGCTGATAAGACTGTTGTCAAATTAGGGGAAGCATGAGGAGTGTCTTCTCCTACATGGCTTACAGGGCAGAGTCATGTAAGAAGAGGCATGCTGAGGATGCTGATACAACTGTTTCATTTGGGCAGTGTATGAAGAACCGAGGGAATTGATAATTCAAGGTGGATCATGGAAAGCCCATTGCTTAAGTGTAATTGCCTCATTGGGGCCCAGAGATCTCCAAGGCCAACCTGGCAAatgattctttctttgttgctacCATGGAGGCCTTGGTAATGTCCCCAGGGCATGTGTGGTGCACTAAAACCTTAGTGTCATGGGGTGATTTGGTAATACACCAGATCCTTTCAATTCTCAGTTAACCAACCGAAGGGAGGTTGGAGGGCATTGCAAGGATGCTGTCACTCCCTGGGCTACCAGCATCAGAAACTTCTTTTCTTGTGCAGAACTATGTGAAATGGTGATCTCCAGGACAGGATCTCTTGTTCAAGACCTCTACTTCAGGAAAGAAATCAGGGCCACAGAGGGACATAGCCACCTTGAACATCTCTTGTGTAGACAGTCCCAAGTGGGTCTCACATTTGCCTTTGAAGCCAATAGAATTCGGGCTGTTAACAGGGTGGTTTCTTTTCCTAGTACTTGGGTGAGTACTGACCAGGTGAGTTACTCTAGCTTCACAGATGAAAATCAGGCTATAAATATCCCATTACATAAGCAACACGGGACTCCACTCTGATGGACAACTGGCTTAAGGACACTGAAGTTGTTTTACTGCTGAtagggtttctttctctgtcaccTGTCTACTTACTTCACCAGACACAGCATGCAAAAATAGTCTCATTTGCATGTATTTATCCCAACTgcacacagttaaagtaataagtatttttaatttgaagaagtgtcgatttaaaataatttttaaatcttttataaaACTCAAATCTGAAAAATCCAAGGCTCTAATAAGCTAAGTAAATTGCACATATCAGAACCAGGCGATGAAGAAGAGAGGTGTGGCCAGTGGACAACACAGCAAGGAAGATTTGTTGTAAGAATATACAGAGGGAGGGAATGTACTCTAAATCAAACGATTGGCTGATACAAGTTAAAACAATTTATTAATTTAGTCTTTGAATGTTTAATACTCTGCCTGGATTCAAACTCTGGGTAGCTGGTATTGCTCTGAAAGTTGTTGTGATATTATGAGTTTTCAAGAGTTTTGAAGATCACTGTAAAAACCTGTAGTGTAGAATGGGCTACTGCATGGTTTCTAGTGTGAATGGTCCAGATCAAAGTATGACTCATTTTGCAGAAGAACATACAGATGGTGATAAGGAGTTGATAGAGGAATGCTTTGGTGCCTGGTAAGGTTTAATATTGAGTTAGCTTCCCAAACGTTAATGAGAAAGTTACACATGCAGGTACAAAAGGAAGATGTAAATTAGActcaaattataaaatgtattctcTAACACTGAAGATGATTAGAGAATAATTTCTGGAAGTTCTGctcaaatataaaataacatgttTTACTTGAATGTGATTCTAATAACTACACATTAAATCAGTGGGCAAATGAAGGATGTAGTACTATGTGGTTTGGGGGAATAAATATGGTTCTTATTGGTGAATTATTTACAGAGATCATGAGAATACATATagacatgcatgaacacacacaaagaacataGACTTGACTGCAGGTAATCACTGACATTTGTGTTACAGAAAATCAAGTATGCAAGTGTCAAAATGTCTTATATTTGCCAGGAAATAAAGAATAggaatgaaaaaatttttaaaaatttatattgatTTGAAAACAAGCATTAGGGAGAGTTGGAATGCTCCAAACCATTACAGTTAACCATTTGgttaatgtaaaaatatttttgactCATACTGAGAGATCAACTTATGGCATCTGAGTGAGAGGACAGAGTTGAAGGTAGAAGTACAGCTGCCAGTTAGAGATAGCTCCATTTCAACTTCATTTTCAAGTTTACTCCTGACCAATCTATAGTCTCTCCTCTAGTAAACTTCAGCATTTTGTCCGAGTTTTGACtttttgcaaagaagaaagcaagctgggcatCTTTGCCATATGGCAGATCTTTAAACAGGAGCAAAGGTTATCGTGGTTGTCTTATGATGTCTTTTTCTAATCTAGAAAACTCAATTAAAAACACCTACTTCTCAGGCAGGGTTCTTGCCAATTGTTTGTTGGATTGTCACACTTTCCTGTAATCACAATGGAGCATTGAGAACCTTCTAATAAATGATGAGAAGATGCTAATTTGGCAAATTTTCTCATATTGAGCAGaggaaattaaattaattaatttccatTAATTAATTGTTTCTTTTAATCTTGTCTGATAAGCTTCTTATgtcctatttttatttaatgacttgttttattttcaattatgtgtatgggtatgagTATGGATGTATGGCCactggtgccagtggaggccagaggagtagGATATCCCTGAATCTGAACTTATGACCTACCTAACATAGATgttaggaaccaaactccagtatTACAAGAGAAGTACAcattcttagcctctgagccagtTCTCCATTCCCAATTGTGATTTCTACTATGAGAAATCACAacctggaaagaaaacaaacttttatGTGTAACCCACTGGCATATTAAAGGATGTTCCTGTGAATTCTCAGGGTTCCTCATGGAAATGGATTTTCATGAGATTTGAAGGAGAATCAAATGTTTCCATCAACAAGTTACATGAGATCTACTAAATGTTATGAATGGAAGTAACACTGAGTGCATCTTCTATTCCATAAGGTATGACACTATTTATTTTAGAAGACTGCAATTTATTTGGCATGTTTATGACTACACGTcaagaagagtttgtttccaatTAGAATTTCTGCATACTGTCCCTTGACAAATAATCCCAAGTGATTGTGGTCTAAGAGAAGTCATAGACGTTTGTAGtggagctttttaaaaaatgacagtgTGAAGCATACATCTATAAGAGTACTctcatacctaaggctcagggaacattatggtggaagagagagcagaaggaaTATGAGAACCAGAGAATCCTGAAGCTTCCTGTGAGACTATGTCAGGAGTTACACCCTAAAAGTCTCAACAACGTGACTCCTTAAACATGAGATGAAGGAGGACAATAAATGAATGTGGATTGGGGAAGCCCCATGAGGCCTCAGCCCAACAAAGAACTACAGCAACTCCTGACTGATGGCggtggaagaaatagtcttccctggaAAATAACACACCAactggctatccaataccaaatggtcagtcctgaaaacacacacacaagtaacattatacagactgagcaggttgtatttaggaatacatacccatgtacatatattcatgtagcaacaattaatgaaaaagaggccatgaatttgaataagagcaaggaggggtatatgggagagttttgagaaagggaaggaaggaaatagggtaattatattataatctcaaaaataaaacaaatacttgaaaagaaatgtaaaaatgaagaaaaccgattcaccaagttaaaaaaaattgatggtggttccttcatttttaaaactcactGTCTTCTATACCCCGCAAAGATCTCACTGAACAATAGCATAGAAGAGGTTTTCACAGAGTGTGAAAATTTCTGGAGAGAAAGTGTACAACGAAGTTTTGGCTTGGagggagaaaacagctctttctgGTAATTTCAGGAATGAATGAATCAGAGGGAAAAAGTAGAGTATGTCTGCCATGCTGATTCGTGACATGGAACATcggtaataaaaattaatttttcttctaaAGGGATCTACACTCTTCAGTCCTTTGTGGCAGATGGAAGCTGTGTGAGCCAGGAGTCCAGAACAGGTGTGATGACAATATTCACTACGCAGGAGGAAGTAAATGAATACCAAAGGGAAAATATGTGATCTCAGCCTGGTTATTCTTGAGTCTTCATCTACTAAAACACCCTGTCAAGTAGACCAAGATGATAAGCAAAAAGAACAACAGGGGTtcacaagagatttattgattgaCTGATACTGTTTTTCAGAGCACAAAATCAGGGAGTAGCATATACTAGACAAGCACTTCACCTATGAGCTGCATCTCCAATCccacattaaattttaaaagcagcTTCCCCGTGACTGCATTTGGAACCATGCCTCAGTGTTGTGACTATGGTAAAATATCATCTCTCCTTCCAGACATGGAAATATTGAATCCCCAGGGTTGAGTGGTCTCAATAAAGTCATGATACAAATGATCAGAACTAGAACTGAAGCAAAGGGGACACCATCTTAACAGGGATGTCTTATAACTAAAGACGAAAAGAGAAAGATAACTGGATAGGTCGAACTAAATAGCAACATGGAAAATACAATCCATGAATCTGTAGTATTTAAGATGTAATGTTCAAAGCCATCCTCCTCACTGGAAGCAttgaattctttgatgtttgTGCTGGTCAAAGGCTATGACAACCTTCAACTCCAGTTCAGACAAGGCCTTCTTTTTAGTGGGCTTCTCAGATTGGCCTCACCTGGAGCTTGTGTTTTTTGTCATCATTTCAATTTGCTACTCCCTGACTATCTTCGGCAACACAACCATCATTGCTCTTGCAAGACTGGACCTTCGACTGCAAacacccatgtacttcttcctctcccacctctccttcctgGACCTCTGCTACACCACCAGCACTGTGCCCCAGCTCCTGATCAACCTTCATGGACTTGACAGGACCATCAGCTATGGAAGGTGTGTGGCTCAGCTCCTTATTTTTCttgctctggcttccacagagtGTCTGCTCTTGGGGGTCATGGCCTTTGACCGCTACGCCGCCGTGTGCCATCCACTGCACTACACCACCATCATGCACCCCCTTCTCTGTCAGGCATTGGCCATCTCCTCCTGGGTGGGGGGCCTTGTGAACTCTCTGATTCAGACAGGTCTCATGATGGCCATGCCTCTCTGCGGCCATCGACTGAATCACTTCTTCTGTGAGATGCCCATATTCCTGAAGTTGGCCTGTgaggaaacaaaaggaacagaGGCCAAGATGTTTGTGGCTCGAACAATAATCTTAGTCTTCCCTGCAACACTCATCCTGGGCTCCTATGCTCACATTGCCGGGGCAGTGCTGAAGGTCAAGTCAACAGCTGGGCGCAGAAAGG from the Peromyscus eremicus chromosome 8a, PerEre_H2_v1, whole genome shotgun sequence genome contains:
- the LOC131915997 gene encoding olfactory receptor 2Y1B-like, coding for MTTFNSSSDKAFFLVGFSDWPHLELVFFVIISICYSLTIFGNTTIIALARLDLRLQTPMYFFLSHLSFLDLCYTTSTVPQLLINLHGLDRTISYGRCVAQLLIFLALASTECLLLGVMAFDRYAAVCHPLHYTTIMHPLLCQALAISSWVGGLVNSLIQTGLMMAMPLCGHRLNHFFCEMPIFLKLACEETKGTEAKMFVARTIILVFPATLILGSYAHIAGAVLKVKSTAGRRKAFGTCGSHMLVVSLFYGSAIYTYLQPTHTYSESDGKFVALFYTIITPMLNPLIYTLRNKDVKGALWKVLGKGTDSG